A window of Sutcliffiella cohnii contains these coding sequences:
- the uvrB gene encoding excinuclease ABC subunit UvrB: protein MQNEFELVSKYQPQGDQPGAIQELVDGINNGKKHQTLLGATGTGKTFTISNVIKEVNKPTLIIAHNKTLAGQLYSEFKEFFPNNAVEYFVSYYDYYQPEAYVPSTDTFIEKDASINDEIDKLRHSATASLFERNDVIIIASVSCIYGLGSPEEYRDLVVSLRVGMEKERNELLRNLVDIQYDRNDIDFRRGTFRVRGDVVEIFPASRDEHCVRIEFFGDEIDRIREVDSLTGEILGDRNHISIFPASHFVTREEKMRKAIVNIEAELEERLAELRENNKLLEAQRLEQRTRYDLEMMREMGFCSGIENYSRHLTLRPSGSTPYTLIDFFPEDFLLVIDESHVTLPQIRGMFNGDQARKQVLVDHGFRLPSAKDNRPLRFEEFEEKVSQAVFVSATPGPYELEHTPEMVEQIIRPTGLLDPTVEVRPIHGQIDDLLGELHKRIEKNERVLITTLTKKMSEDLTAYLKDIGIKVAYLHSEIKTLERIEIIRELRMGKYDVLVGINLLREGLDIPEVSLVAILDADKEGFLRSERSLIQTMGRAARNASGHVIMYADKITNSMKIAIDETKRRREVQQQYNEKHGITPKTIQKDIRDVIRATIAAEETENYDSVLTLPKTKKEREELIESLEREMKEAAKDLDFERAAELRDLLLELKAEG, encoded by the coding sequence GTGCAAAACGAGTTTGAATTAGTATCAAAGTATCAACCGCAGGGGGACCAGCCAGGAGCAATTCAAGAACTAGTCGATGGAATTAATAATGGTAAAAAGCATCAAACATTACTAGGAGCTACTGGGACAGGTAAAACTTTTACCATTTCTAACGTTATTAAAGAAGTAAACAAGCCAACGTTAATTATCGCACATAATAAAACGTTAGCTGGTCAGTTATATAGCGAATTTAAAGAGTTTTTCCCAAACAATGCAGTCGAATATTTCGTCAGCTACTATGATTACTATCAGCCAGAAGCGTACGTGCCTTCCACAGATACATTTATTGAAAAAGACGCAAGCATTAATGACGAAATTGATAAACTACGCCACTCAGCGACGGCATCCCTCTTTGAGCGAAACGATGTTATCATCATTGCGAGTGTTTCTTGTATTTACGGTTTAGGTTCTCCAGAAGAATATCGCGACTTAGTCGTTTCTCTACGAGTAGGAATGGAAAAAGAGAGAAACGAATTACTTCGAAACTTAGTCGACATTCAATACGATCGTAATGACATAGACTTTCGCCGTGGTACATTCCGGGTGAGAGGAGATGTAGTGGAAATTTTCCCAGCATCTCGTGATGAGCATTGTGTACGTATTGAGTTTTTCGGTGACGAAATTGATCGCATCCGAGAAGTCGATTCTTTAACAGGCGAAATACTAGGAGACCGCAATCATATTTCAATCTTTCCGGCTTCCCACTTCGTTACTCGTGAAGAAAAGATGCGAAAAGCGATTGTGAATATTGAAGCGGAGTTAGAAGAGCGTCTTGCGGAATTACGTGAAAATAACAAGCTACTAGAAGCACAACGATTAGAACAGCGTACTCGTTATGACTTAGAAATGATGCGAGAAATGGGATTTTGTTCAGGGATTGAAAACTATTCACGTCATTTAACGTTACGTCCTTCTGGCTCTACACCATATACATTAATCGACTTCTTTCCAGAAGACTTCTTATTAGTAATTGATGAGTCGCACGTAACATTACCGCAAATTCGTGGCATGTTTAATGGCGACCAAGCACGTAAACAAGTGTTAGTCGACCACGGCTTCCGTTTACCATCGGCGAAAGATAACCGTCCTCTTCGTTTTGAAGAATTTGAAGAAAAGGTGAGTCAAGCTGTTTTCGTATCAGCAACACCAGGACCGTATGAATTAGAGCATACACCGGAAATGGTTGAGCAAATTATTCGTCCGACTGGCTTGTTAGATCCGACTGTCGAGGTGCGACCAATTCATGGTCAAATCGATGATCTACTAGGTGAATTACATAAACGTATTGAGAAAAACGAACGTGTTCTTATTACAACATTAACGAAAAAAATGTCCGAAGACTTAACAGCGTATTTAAAAGACATAGGTATAAAGGTTGCTTACTTACATTCAGAAATAAAAACGTTAGAACGAATTGAAATAATACGTGAACTCCGCATGGGTAAATACGACGTTCTTGTCGGAATTAACCTTTTGAGAGAAGGACTAGATATTCCAGAAGTATCGTTAGTAGCTATTTTAGATGCCGACAAGGAAGGTTTCTTACGTTCAGAACGATCTCTCATTCAGACGATGGGACGTGCTGCAAGGAATGCAAGTGGTCACGTTATTATGTATGCAGATAAAATAACGAACTCGATGAAAATTGCGATAGATGAAACGAAACGCCGTCGTGAAGTTCAGCAACAATACAACGAAAAACACGGTATTACACCAAAGACCATCCAAAAAGATATTCGCGATGTTATTCGTGCAACGATTGCTGCAGAGGAAACCGAGAATTACGATTCGGTGTTAACATTACCAAAGACGAAGAAAGAGCGCGAAGAACTAATCGAAAGCCTAGAGCGAGAAATGAAAGAAGCGGCAAAAGATCTCGACTTCGAAAGGGCAGCCGAGCTTCGTGACTTACTATTAGAACTAAAAGCAGAAGGATGA
- a CDS encoding sigma-70 family RNA polymerase sigma factor, translating to MLEEEKRRVIEEALEMYGEEVKRLIYTYVKDFDVVDDLFQEVFVKVYFHLDSFRGESELKTWIYRIAINRSKDYLRSFKYRVLQLLQPVQSEDVESKVLLKERNDEVAAFVFQLPIKYREIIILYYYRDLSVDEVATVLHISANTVKTRLVRGRERLRKMFEEGGTVDERTFRQG from the coding sequence TTGTTGGAGGAAGAGAAAAGGCGAGTCATTGAAGAGGCCTTAGAGATGTACGGGGAAGAGGTTAAACGGTTAATTTATACGTATGTGAAGGACTTCGATGTAGTAGACGACCTGTTTCAAGAAGTGTTTGTAAAAGTATATTTTCACCTCGATTCTTTTAGAGGAGAGAGTGAGTTAAAAACATGGATCTATCGAATTGCGATTAATCGAAGTAAAGATTATTTGCGAAGTTTTAAATATAGAGTGTTGCAATTACTGCAGCCGGTACAGTCGGAAGATGTGGAATCAAAAGTGCTTTTAAAAGAGAGAAATGATGAAGTAGCTGCATTTGTTTTTCAATTGCCTATTAAATACCGAGAAATTATTATTTTATATTACTATCGAGATTTAAGTGTAGATGAAGTAGCGACCGTGCTTCATATTAGTGCAAATACAGTAAAAACAAGACTAGTTCGAGGAAGAGAAAGGCTACGCAAAATGTTTGAAGAGGGAGGAACCGTAGATGAAAGAACCTTTAGACAAGGATAA
- a CDS encoding CsbA family protein — MKIIVALFLPALLVVLFTRVTYNLYVGTGLALALLIASYYKGYTDEWYIIAIDMMSLLVGFLYGRRVIRNLK, encoded by the coding sequence ATTAAAATAATTGTTGCGCTCTTTTTGCCAGCATTATTAGTTGTTTTGTTTACGAGGGTAACGTACAACCTATATGTAGGCACTGGTTTAGCCTTAGCGCTCCTTATTGCTTCATATTATAAAGGTTATACAGATGAGTGGTACATTATTGCGATTGATATGATGTCCTTACTTGTCGGGTTTTTGTATGGGAGAAGGGTAATCAGAAATTTAAAGTGA
- a CDS encoding peptide chain release factor 3, with the protein MNNLTNEIDRRRTFAIISHPDAGKTTLTEKLLVFGNVIRSAGTVKGKKSGKFATSDWMEIEKKRGISVTSSVMSFEYMDRHINILDTPGHEDFSEDTYRTLTAVDSAVMIIDCTKGVEPQTIKLFKVCRMRGIPIFTFINKLDREGKEPLELLEEIEEVLGIESYAMNWPVGMGKRFLGVYDRYNEVFIRWQGKEEEQHIPFSELDDVKEISEHPTFVQAKDDFELLEEAGNDFSIEKVKNGLQTPVFFGSAIANFGVEMFFRTFIDLANEPQPRQTVAESVKPQSEQFSGFIFKIQANMNPAHRDRLAFLRVCSGVFERGMTVKVSRTDKAIKLTQSQQFLASDRETVEHAYPGDIIGIYDPGVYQIGDSLYSGNQQVEFDEIPTFAPELFVKVTAKNVMKGKQFGKGITQLVQEGAIQLYRQYGTDDYILGAVGQLQLDVFEYRMKGEYNVEVVYQMIGSKIPRWLEDQKVDTNLFDSRNMLVKDRNGDYVALFDNDFSLRWFQDKNPKIKLIDIMAQDEE; encoded by the coding sequence GTGAACAACTTAACTAATGAAATAGATCGTCGTAGGACGTTTGCGATTATCTCTCACCCGGATGCTGGAAAAACAACGTTAACAGAAAAATTATTAGTTTTTGGTAACGTTATTCGTTCAGCGGGTACCGTAAAAGGTAAAAAATCAGGTAAATTTGCTACGTCTGACTGGATGGAAATTGAGAAGAAACGTGGAATCTCGGTAACTTCCAGTGTTATGAGTTTTGAATATATGGACCGTCATATTAATATTCTGGATACTCCAGGACACGAAGACTTCAGTGAAGATACGTATCGTACGTTAACAGCAGTAGATAGTGCAGTAATGATTATCGACTGTACAAAAGGTGTGGAGCCACAAACGATTAAGCTTTTCAAAGTTTGTCGTATGCGTGGTATTCCAATCTTTACGTTCATCAATAAGTTAGACCGTGAAGGAAAAGAGCCGTTAGAGCTGTTAGAAGAAATTGAAGAAGTGTTAGGAATTGAGTCTTACGCGATGAACTGGCCAGTTGGTATGGGGAAACGCTTCTTAGGAGTGTATGACCGTTACAATGAAGTGTTCATTCGTTGGCAAGGAAAAGAAGAAGAGCAACATATTCCTTTTTCTGAGCTAGATGATGTGAAAGAAATTTCAGAACATCCAACGTTTGTTCAAGCGAAAGATGACTTTGAACTGTTAGAAGAGGCAGGAAACGATTTTTCCATTGAAAAAGTGAAGAATGGACTTCAAACACCAGTCTTTTTCGGAAGTGCGATTGCGAACTTCGGTGTAGAAATGTTTTTCCGAACGTTTATCGACCTTGCAAATGAGCCACAACCGCGTCAAACAGTGGCGGAAAGTGTGAAGCCGCAATCTGAACAGTTTTCTGGCTTTATTTTCAAAATACAAGCGAACATGAATCCGGCTCACCGTGATCGTCTAGCATTCCTACGCGTTTGTTCCGGAGTGTTTGAAAGAGGAATGACGGTAAAAGTTAGTCGCACTGATAAAGCGATTAAGTTAACGCAGTCTCAACAGTTTTTAGCATCTGACCGTGAAACAGTAGAGCACGCTTATCCAGGTGATATTATCGGTATTTACGATCCAGGAGTGTATCAAATTGGTGACTCTTTATATAGTGGAAACCAACAAGTCGAGTTTGATGAAATCCCAACGTTTGCTCCAGAGCTTTTCGTAAAAGTAACAGCGAAAAACGTCATGAAAGGGAAGCAATTTGGGAAAGGTATTACGCAGCTCGTTCAAGAAGGTGCCATCCAATTATACCGTCAATACGGAACAGACGATTACATCTTAGGTGCGGTTGGTCAGCTACAGTTAGATGTATTTGAATACCGTATGAAAGGGGAATACAACGTCGAAGTTGTATACCAAATGATTGGATCGAAAATCCCTCGTTGGTTAGAAGATCAAAAAGTCGATACGAACTTGTTTGATTCCCGTAACATGTTAGTAAAAGACCGTAATGGCGATTATGTTGCACTATTCGACAACGACTTCTCATTACGCTGGTTCCAAGATAAAAACCCTAAAATCAAACTTATTGATATTATGGCTCAAGATGAAGAATAA
- a CDS encoding glycerol-3-phosphate dehydrogenase/oxidase gives MQFSNVNRVEIKKKMQSEPLDLLVIGGGITGAGIALDAATRGMKVAVVEMQDFAAGTSSRSTKLVHGGLRYLKQFEIGVVAEVGKERAIVYENGPHVTTPEWMMLPFYKGGTFGPLTTSIGLKVYDFLAGVKKSERRKMLKPEVAIAREPLLKRTGLKGSGLYVEYKTDDARLTLEVMKKAVEMGAQALNYMQVVALVYENNKVVGVKAEDLIDGSIVEIRAKKTVNAAGPWVDTLREMDKSKKGKTLQLTKGIHLVFDGKRFPLKQAIYFDTKDGRMIFAVPRDGKTYVGTTDTVYKGDIAHPKVTVEDRDYVLTAIDFMFPDVKISANDVESSWAGLRPLIHEDGKSPSEISRRDEIFISESNFISIAGGKLTGYRKMAEQIVDVVARQIHKEEGIRFPNASTKSLPISGGDVGGSEGFKKFITLKRMEVKNIGFSEEIAEQLIYRYGSNVDIVFNIYKKEKEKAKEEGLDPVVYACLKYSIDYELAFTPSDFFIRRTGAIFFNIRWVLEHKNSVTIFMKKVFRWTDEQYKEYKQELEQLIYETTNPLTEKEY, from the coding sequence ATGCAATTTTCTAATGTAAATAGAGTAGAAATAAAGAAAAAAATGCAAAGTGAACCGTTAGATCTACTAGTTATTGGTGGTGGAATTACTGGTGCTGGCATTGCTTTAGATGCAGCTACGAGGGGAATGAAGGTTGCCGTTGTGGAAATGCAAGACTTCGCTGCGGGCACATCGAGCCGATCAACAAAACTTGTCCATGGTGGATTACGGTATTTAAAACAATTCGAAATCGGAGTTGTTGCAGAAGTTGGGAAAGAGCGTGCGATTGTGTATGAAAATGGCCCACATGTCACAACACCGGAATGGATGATGTTACCGTTCTACAAAGGAGGAACGTTTGGCCCTCTCACGACGAGTATCGGATTGAAAGTGTATGATTTTTTAGCTGGTGTTAAAAAAAGTGAACGAAGAAAAATGTTAAAGCCTGAAGTTGCAATAGCACGAGAACCCCTATTAAAACGGACTGGTTTGAAGGGGTCGGGTTTGTATGTGGAATATAAAACCGATGATGCCCGTTTAACGCTTGAAGTGATGAAAAAGGCTGTTGAAATGGGAGCACAAGCTCTTAATTATATGCAGGTTGTTGCATTAGTTTACGAAAATAATAAAGTAGTTGGTGTGAAAGCGGAAGACTTAATAGATGGGTCTATAGTAGAAATACGTGCGAAAAAAACGGTGAACGCGGCAGGTCCATGGGTCGATACGTTAAGAGAAATGGATAAGTCAAAAAAAGGGAAAACGTTGCAATTAACGAAAGGAATTCATTTAGTGTTTGATGGAAAAAGGTTTCCGCTCAAGCAGGCTATTTATTTTGATACAAAGGATGGGCGGATGATCTTTGCTGTTCCGAGAGACGGAAAAACTTACGTAGGTACGACAGACACAGTATATAAAGGGGACATTGCTCATCCGAAAGTTACAGTTGAAGACCGTGATTATGTTTTAACAGCGATTGACTTTATGTTTCCTGACGTAAAAATATCAGCTAATGATGTTGAATCAAGCTGGGCTGGGCTTAGACCGTTAATTCATGAAGATGGAAAATCTCCATCTGAAATTTCTCGGCGGGATGAAATATTTATCTCGGAATCTAATTTTATTTCCATTGCAGGAGGTAAATTAACCGGGTATCGGAAAATGGCCGAACAAATAGTAGATGTAGTTGCTAGGCAAATTCATAAAGAAGAAGGAATTAGATTTCCGAATGCTAGTACGAAGTCCTTACCAATCTCCGGTGGGGATGTAGGTGGTTCGGAAGGATTTAAAAAATTTATTACTCTAAAGCGGATGGAAGTAAAGAATATTGGTTTTAGCGAAGAAATTGCAGAACAACTAATTTACCGCTACGGATCTAATGTAGATATAGTTTTTAACATATACAAAAAAGAGAAAGAAAAGGCTAAAGAGGAAGGACTTGATCCAGTTGTTTATGCTTGCTTAAAATATAGTATCGATTATGAGCTGGCATTTACACCGAGTGACTTCTTCATTAGACGTACTGGGGCAATCTTCTTTAATATTCGTTGGGTACTTGAGCATAAGAATTCTGTTACAATATTTATGAAAAAAGTGTTCCGATGGACAGATGAGCAGTACAAAGAGTATAAACAAGAGTTGGAACAGCTAATTTATGAGACTACTAACCCTTTAACAGAAAAGGAATATTAA
- a CDS encoding glycerol-3-phosphate responsive antiterminator, which produces MFPTVIPAIRNIKDFEYVLKKDHEHIIFLETRLSQVDSIVKHAKQHNKKVLMHADLIQGLKVDEYGLEYLINNVKIDGIISTRANVITFAKKHQVIGIQRLFALDSHALDHNLKLCKKVQPDYIEVLPGIIPSVNKEIIEKTGIPLIAGGLIRTEEDVQHSLKSGAIAVTTSNRNLW; this is translated from the coding sequence TTGTTTCCTACTGTTATCCCTGCTATCCGTAATATAAAGGACTTTGAATATGTGCTAAAAAAAGACCATGAGCATATTATATTTTTAGAAACACGACTTTCCCAAGTAGACAGTATCGTGAAGCATGCGAAACAGCATAACAAAAAAGTATTGATGCATGCTGATCTCATTCAAGGATTAAAAGTGGATGAATATGGACTAGAGTATTTAATTAATAACGTGAAAATAGATGGGATTATATCAACGAGAGCGAACGTTATAACTTTTGCAAAAAAGCACCAAGTAATTGGAATCCAACGGTTATTCGCCTTAGATAGTCATGCACTTGATCATAATTTAAAGCTATGCAAAAAAGTTCAGCCGGACTACATAGAAGTACTTCCCGGAATTATACCGAGTGTTAATAAAGAAATTATCGAAAAAACAGGCATTCCCCTAATAGCGGGTGGATTAATCCGTACAGAAGAGGATGTGCAGCATTCTTTAAAAAGTGGTGCCATTGCTGTTACGACCTCCAATAGGAATCTTTGGTAA
- a CDS encoding PDZ domain-containing protein, translating into MFEAWGIELLKAIGRFFIHPVPYVIVAVALLLGYMRIKRERYDFHIRVYDIFHELRFAIQPMLMGLALSIFTIGLGVIIPFSTIFFISIITVLLALTLRPKWLSASFIFGVTILAILVLPQFTTGVSLIDDQIQSMATTHIPSITFLLATFVIVEGLLIWKQGSRLTTPQLEKSKRGLPVGAHETSRVWLIPLFLFLPGTGLQSTVEWWPVFSYGEQTFSLWIVPFALGFSQRSYTAVPKQAFALTGRQIFALGIVLFLLAVGTIWVEWLTLAAVILAIVGKELITYMGRKREEEAPPIFVHRDKGLIVLGIIPNSVAEKMNVEIGEIILKVNGMTVSSVQQYYEALQSNRAFCKLQVLDENNELRFEQRALYEGEHHELGFLLVQEGKRWKKEAV; encoded by the coding sequence GTGTTTGAGGCTTGGGGAATTGAATTATTAAAAGCAATTGGTCGTTTTTTTATCCATCCTGTACCTTACGTTATTGTTGCTGTAGCATTACTCCTTGGTTATATGCGGATAAAAAGAGAACGATATGACTTCCATATAAGAGTATATGATATTTTTCATGAGCTTCGATTTGCCATTCAACCTATGCTGATGGGATTAGCTCTCTCTATTTTCACAATAGGTCTAGGAGTAATCATACCGTTCAGTACAATATTTTTTATTAGTATTATTACTGTCCTTTTAGCTCTCACATTAAGGCCAAAATGGCTATCGGCAAGCTTTATATTTGGAGTAACAATACTAGCTATTCTAGTGTTGCCTCAATTTACTACAGGCGTATCATTAATTGATGATCAAATTCAATCAATGGCGACGACTCATATTCCGAGCATAACGTTCCTTTTAGCTACGTTTGTGATCGTAGAAGGGTTGTTAATTTGGAAGCAAGGGTCCCGTTTGACGACGCCGCAACTAGAGAAAAGTAAGCGTGGTTTACCAGTCGGAGCGCATGAAACTAGTCGAGTATGGCTCATTCCGTTATTTTTATTTTTACCTGGGACAGGCCTTCAATCAACAGTCGAATGGTGGCCAGTATTTTCTTACGGAGAACAAACTTTCTCTCTTTGGATTGTTCCGTTTGCATTAGGTTTCTCGCAACGATCGTATACTGCTGTACCGAAACAAGCCTTTGCTCTTACAGGTAGACAAATCTTTGCATTAGGGATTGTATTATTTCTACTAGCAGTTGGTACTATATGGGTAGAATGGTTAACATTAGCTGCAGTTATTTTAGCAATTGTAGGAAAAGAATTGATTACTTATATGGGTAGGAAAAGAGAAGAAGAAGCCCCACCTATTTTCGTTCATCGCGACAAAGGGTTAATTGTGCTTGGTATTATACCAAATAGTGTAGCGGAGAAAATGAATGTAGAAATTGGTGAAATTATTTTAAAAGTAAACGGCATGACAGTGTCATCTGTACAACAATATTATGAAGCATTACAATCGAATCGAGCTTTTTGTAAACTACAAGTACTTGACGAAAATAACGAACTCCGTTTCGAGCAACGTGCCCTATACGAAGGAGAACACCACGAATTAGGTTTCTTACTCGTTCAAGAGGGGAAGAGATGGAAAAAAGAAGCGGTGTAA
- a CDS encoding S41 family peptidase, giving the protein MNRKLVTAVMVLSLLLGAGAMYVGLQVFGDSPVSTTTSPNSSNENSNAKKEKEVVINVDEQMKKIQQAFELISTEYVEQVDQMELIEGAIQGMVSTLEDPYSTYMDKDTAEQFTQSLESSFEGIGAEVGMQNGKVTIISPFRDSPAEKAGLQPNDQIIKVDDEDIAGLDLYQAVLKIRGEKGTVVKLEVERPGVNESFVVNVTRDTIPLDTVYSKTFEQDGKTIGYIQITSFAQETSADFQDQLNELENSGIDGLIIDVRGNPGGLLDQVQTISSEFITKDKPYVQIEQRNGEKQRYFSSLTEEKSYPIVALIDKGSASASEILAGALKEAGGYDIIGEASFGKGTVQQAVPFTDGSNIKLTRYKWLTPDGNWIHNDGVTPTIEVRQPDYFYASPIVLEDGEELVFDSNNEKVKNVQVMLQGLGLEPGRADGYFSKQTEEVIRQFQKDKGISVTGKVNSETAELIQTDLLEAVRAEENDAQLQEAIKVLGR; this is encoded by the coding sequence ATGAATCGTAAATTAGTGACCGCCGTAATGGTGCTTTCACTTTTATTAGGTGCCGGCGCAATGTACGTTGGACTCCAAGTTTTTGGAGATTCACCTGTATCAACAACTACTTCACCAAATTCTTCAAATGAAAATTCAAATGCAAAAAAAGAGAAAGAAGTAGTCATTAATGTTGATGAGCAAATGAAAAAAATTCAACAAGCGTTTGAATTAATTTCAACAGAGTACGTCGAGCAAGTCGACCAAATGGAACTAATTGAAGGTGCTATTCAAGGGATGGTTAGCACGTTAGAAGATCCTTATTCTACATATATGGATAAAGATACGGCAGAACAATTTACACAATCATTAGAGTCTTCTTTTGAAGGAATTGGTGCAGAGGTTGGTATGCAAAATGGTAAAGTAACGATTATTTCTCCATTTCGTGACTCTCCCGCTGAAAAGGCAGGGTTACAGCCAAATGATCAAATTATAAAAGTAGATGATGAAGACATTGCCGGCTTAGATTTATACCAAGCGGTGTTAAAAATTCGTGGCGAAAAAGGTACGGTCGTTAAACTAGAAGTGGAACGCCCAGGAGTAAATGAATCGTTTGTCGTAAATGTAACGAGAGATACGATTCCGTTAGATACCGTTTATTCAAAAACGTTTGAGCAAGATGGGAAAACGATAGGGTACATTCAAATTACTTCTTTTGCCCAAGAAACGTCGGCTGATTTTCAAGATCAACTTAATGAACTAGAAAACAGTGGTATTGATGGATTAATCATTGATGTTCGTGGAAATCCAGGTGGGCTGTTAGATCAAGTTCAGACGATTTCATCAGAGTTTATTACGAAAGATAAACCGTATGTTCAAATAGAACAACGAAACGGCGAGAAGCAGAGATATTTCTCCTCTTTAACTGAAGAAAAATCGTATCCAATCGTAGCATTAATTGATAAAGGTAGTGCTTCCGCTTCTGAAATTTTAGCAGGTGCTTTAAAAGAAGCTGGAGGATACGACATTATTGGTGAAGCTTCATTTGGTAAAGGAACGGTACAGCAAGCAGTTCCATTTACGGATGGTAGTAACATAAAATTAACGCGTTACAAATGGTTAACTCCAGATGGTAACTGGATTCATAACGATGGAGTTACGCCTACAATAGAAGTACGTCAACCTGACTATTTTTACGCTAGTCCAATTGTGTTAGAAGACGGAGAAGAGTTAGTGTTTGATTCTAACAATGAAAAAGTAAAAAATGTGCAAGTGATGCTTCAAGGGTTAGGACTAGAGCCTGGTCGTGCGGATGGCTATTTCAGTAAGCAAACTGAAGAAGTAATCCGTCAATTCCAAAAGGATAAAGGCATTTCCGTTACTGGAAAGGTCAATAGTGAAACAGCTGAATTGATCCAAACGGACTTACTAGAGGCAGTTCGTGCAGAAGAAAATGATGCTCAACTTCAAGAAGCAATTAAAGTTTTAGGTCGTTAA
- a CDS encoding murein hydrolase activator EnvC family protein yields MRRKIGIGIIAAVIGLSVVFSTNYSDTTFANGLQEKLNENKEAQSNLESSLNEKQEEVNKLQAEQAQTEAEITRLDKAVEETKAKIRTKKDEIETTRQEIEQLKKEIEVLMERIERRTALLEDRARTFQTGGGAINYIDVVLGAQSFSDFIDRVNAVALILQADRDIVQAHEDDLKLLEDKELELRSKLTNLETQLTELEGLEKSLEGQIAEKAKIMDKLKKQEQEAMHEIHEIEDEAAFLRAQERAIQSQIKAEAERKKREEEERKRREAEQAKQASSNSGGSSGGNNSTGTAPAPAVTSGNFMRPATGRVTSEFGPRWGTFHYGIDIGKNGRKEDVPIVAAASGTVFRSSYTPSYGNAIFITHNIDGQVWTTVYAHLENRAVGEGQYVEKGQYLGMMGNTGHSTGPHLHFELHKGPYQFPRVNAVNPRNYINF; encoded by the coding sequence ATGAGAAGGAAAATCGGCATAGGTATTATTGCAGCGGTCATCGGTTTATCTGTTGTATTTTCAACGAACTACTCAGATACAACATTCGCAAATGGGTTGCAAGAAAAACTTAACGAAAATAAGGAAGCTCAATCAAATCTTGAATCTTCTTTAAATGAAAAACAAGAAGAAGTGAACAAATTACAAGCAGAACAAGCTCAAACTGAAGCGGAAATTACTCGTTTAGACAAAGCGGTGGAAGAAACGAAGGCTAAAATCCGTACGAAAAAAGATGAAATTGAAACGACTCGTCAAGAAATTGAACAGTTAAAGAAAGAAATTGAAGTATTAATGGAAAGAATCGAACGTCGTACTGCATTATTAGAAGATAGAGCGCGTACGTTCCAAACAGGTGGAGGCGCTATTAACTATATCGATGTAGTTTTAGGAGCGCAAAGCTTTAGCGACTTCATTGACCGAGTAAATGCAGTTGCCCTTATTTTGCAAGCTGACAGAGATATCGTCCAAGCACATGAAGATGACTTAAAGCTTTTAGAAGATAAAGAATTAGAACTACGTAGTAAACTTACTAACTTAGAAACGCAATTAACAGAGCTAGAAGGCTTAGAGAAGAGTCTAGAAGGTCAAATTGCGGAAAAAGCAAAAATTATGGATAAATTAAAGAAACAAGAACAAGAAGCGATGCATGAAATTCATGAAATTGAAGATGAAGCTGCATTCTTAAGAGCACAAGAAAGAGCGATTCAATCACAAATTAAAGCAGAAGCAGAACGTAAAAAGCGTGAAGAAGAAGAGCGCAAACGCCGTGAAGCAGAGCAAGCAAAACAAGCTTCTAGTAATAGTGGTGGCAGCTCGGGTGGTAATAATTCAACTGGTACAGCACCAGCCCCTGCAGTAACTAGTGGTAACTTTATGAGACCAGCTACAGGGCGTGTAACATCAGAATTTGGCCCACGTTGGGGAACGTTCCACTACGGTATCGATATCGGTAAAAACGGTAGAAAAGAAGATGTTCCTATTGTTGCAGCAGCATCTGGTACAGTATTCCGTTCTAGCTATACTCCATCTTACGGTAATGCGATATTTATTACTCACAATATTGATGGACAAGTTTGGACTACGGTTTACGCTCACTTAGAAAACCGTGCAGTTGGTGAAGGTCAGTATGTAGAAAAAGGTCAATACCTCGGCATGATGGGGAATACAGGTCATTCTACTGGACCACACTTACACTTTGAATTACACAAAGGACCTTATCAGTTCCCGCGTGTTAACGCTGTAAATCCGAGAAATTACATTAATTTCTAA